The DNA region TTCGATACTGGAAGTGATCGTTTCGATGATCATCATTATCATCGTGTTTGGTATTGCCATGATGATCTTCACCAATGTTGGCCGCCTCTCCCTGTCGGCCAAAAAGTTGAAGGCCGAGGCAATTTTACAGGAAAGCCTGTTCCGTGCCGAACAGGCAGGCAGCCCAACTGACCAGACAACGACTATTGATGATATGACCGTCAGGCAGGAGCTTATCCCCTTTGGAAATGAACCGAACCTGTCCGTCATTACGCTGACTGCATTTGATATCAGCCACGAACAGATAGCGCAATTTAAAAAAATAATCCTCATCCATGAAGCTCAACCATAAGATACAGGCATTCACAATCATGGAGCTAACCATAGCCATGCTAATTTCAGCCATCGTGATTGGTATGATGTACAGCGCCTATGCAATCATCAATCATTCCTACCAGTCTTTTATCGACCGGAATGGCGGCACCGCAACTCTGTCCCTCCTCGACCAGCGCCTCAACCGTGATATCAGTAAAGCCGAAAGCATATCGAGATACAGCAACACCATTATCCTGAAGAGCAGTCACGATACCGTCAGCTATCAATTCCTGCCCGACCGGGTTATTCGTAAAAAAGCCCTGGCCGATACATTTAAGGTAACCTCCGAAAATTTCAACACATCCTTTGAATCATCGCCTGTTGAAGCCGATCCTTCGCAGGGAAAAGAAAAAAGGATAGACGACTTGCAGGTAACCCTGGTACTGGATGGGCAGAAAATCCCTTATCATTATTATAAAATATATAGTTCTGTTAACCTTTTCCAGCCTTTGAACGATGCCATCCATTGACCTGAGCAGATATACCCCTAAAGAAGATCCAAAACCGCCCAAAAAAAGCGGCGAAAACAGCCTATCTGCTCTGCTTAACAAGGATATCAGTTTTGGGAGCCAGGAATTGAGTGATAAAAAGAAGGAAGCCCTTTACCTTGAGTTAAGTTCGTTGCTCCTGGCCGGTATCAACCTCAAGAGCAGTTTCGAACTGGTCACAGCCGACCAGGAAAAAGAGAAGGACAAGCAATT from Mucilaginibacter sp. SJ includes:
- a CDS encoding PulJ/GspJ family protein, yielding MKLNHKIQAFTIMELTIAMLISAIVIGMMYSAYAIINHSYQSFIDRNGGTATLSLLDQRLNRDISKAESISRYSNTIILKSSHDTVSYQFLPDRVIRKKALADTFKVTSENFNTSFESSPVEADPSQGKEKRIDDLQVTLVLDGQKIPYHYYKIYSSVNLFQPLNDAIH